The following is a genomic window from Longimicrobium sp..
AGCGCCGTGACCGCCACCGCCCCCGCAAACGCCGCCGTGTAGCCGACGAGCGAGTACAGGTTGAAGGCGGCCCATCCCACGATGTAGAACGTCGCGATCCCGCCGCCCACCAGCACCGATCCGAAGCGGCGCTTCTCTCCGATGCGCAGCCCGGCCGCTAGCAGCGTCACGCCGACGGCAGTGCCGAAGCCCACGCGCACGGCCGGCGTGATCCACCCCATGTCGATGGAGTAGCGGAATAGGAACGCGACCCCCAGTAGGAGGAGCCCGATCCCCAGCCGGTTCAGCCAGAGCTGCCCGTCCCAGCGGATCGCCTCGCGCGGAACGCGCACCGCCGCCGCCGGGGCGCGTACGGGGACACGAGGTGGGAGCGCGGGCGCGGCGATGGTCTGCGCGTCGGAGCCGGCCTCCGCGGCGGGGAGGCGGCGGGCGATCTCCTCGACGGCGCGTTCCAGCCGCTCCATGCGGGCGGCGAGGGCCTCGTAGTCGTGCATCTCATCCATCCCGGGTCGCAAGCTCCCGCTGCTCGAGGAGGTCATCCTCGGCATCTTCCCATCTGCGTATCGACTCTGGAATCTCGGGCGGCACCACGTCGTAGCCCGTCGCGTCCACCAACTCCTGCGGCGCGACCCGGCCGTCCGGGCCCACGAAGAGCGCCTTCACCATCGCCACGGCCATCGTCTGCCCGCCGCGGGTGAAGCGCTGCTCCATGAAGAACCAGCGGTCGTCCCACCCCACCAGGCGCGTCCTCAGCTCGTAGCTCTGCCACGGCGCCAGCGAGCGGCGGTAGCGGATGGCGAGCGACGCGACCACCGGGTTCCAGCGGCGCCGGCGCACCTCGCGCACCACGCCCAGCCGCACCAGCAGGTCCAGCCGCCCCAGGTCCATCAGGGTGAGGTAGCGGCCGTTGTTCATGTGGAGGTTGGTGTCCAGATCGTTCGGAAAGACCCGGAACTTCACCACGGACTCGTCCAGCGGCTGGAGCCGCGCGCCGCGCATCCCCGAAAGGAGCACGTAGAAGAGCCGCAGGATCAGGTTCATTGCGCTTAGGGACGGGGAGGTACGGCGGAAGGGTCGGGCAAGGGCAATCTAACCAAAGACGGGCGGAGAGTGCACCCCGCCCGTCCGTATCTCAGCCAGCCGCCGCTGCTTGCGCCCGCGCCACCCACGGCGCGCGCCCCCGTCCCGCGATCTCCCATTCCGCCGCCACCTCGCCGCCGCGCACGCCCCACAGCCGCTCCTGCAGGTTCACCGACACGCACACGTGGTTGGGGACGATGCGCACCCGATCGCCCACGCGTGGGCGCCAGTCGGTGGCGCTCAGGTCGAGCAGGCCGTGCTCTTCGGAGACGGACTTGACCACGACCTCGGGGTGCTCCAGGAGCGCGCCGTAACCGCCACCCGTGGCGCGAAGCTCCTCCTTGGCGAGCGCCTTGGAGCCCGCATCCACCACCGCCTGCCCCGCCACCGCCGTGCTGACCACGGTCGCGAGCACGGTGTACGCGCACTCGTCCCACGCGCAGGCGCCGATCTCGGCCGTGGTGCGGTCGTTGAAGATGTTGGTGCCGGGGCGCAGCTCCGTGATCCCCGCCACCTCGTGCGAGCGCCAGAACGTGGGCGTCGATCCGCCGCTCACCACCCGTGGCCGCAGCCCCGCATCCGACAGCGCCGCGATGCGCTCGGCGAGGCGCGCGTCGAGCGCGGCGAGCGCCTCGTCCTGCTCCGCGACGGGGCCGCGGATGTGTCCCGGGTAGAACATGATACCCCGGTATTCCACGCCGGGTGTCTCGCTCGCCCGCCGCGCCAGCTCCACCGCGTGCTCCGGCGAGCCGAGGCCAACGCGTCCCATCCCCGCGTCCAGCTCTACCAGTACGCCGGTGGTCCGTCCCGCACGGCGCGCCGCCTCCGCCAGCGCGTCCAGCGCCTCCGCCGAATCCAGCCCCACCGTGAGGCGCACGTGCTCGGGGAGGCGCATCAGCCGCTCCAGCTTGCTCGCGCCGAATGGCGGATACGCGAGGAGGATGTCGTCCACCGCCGTCGCCATCACCTCCGCCTCGCGCGGCGTCGCGACGGTCACGCCGATTGCACCCAGCCGCACCTGCTCGGCCGCCAGCTCCGGCGTCTTGTGCGTCTTCGCGTGCGGACGCCAGTCGAGCCCGTGGGTGCGGCAGTACTCGGCCGCGCGCCGCAGGTTCGCCCCCATCCGCTCCACGTCCACCAGCGCCGCGGGCGTCTCCAGATCGTCCAGCGTCATGGTTCACCGTATGTGTGTTTGTGGCCGGGACTCGCCCCGCACGCTGTCCCCTCGGAACGCACAGTAGATCCTTCGTTCGCGCCACAGGATAGCGCACGGGCGTGGTCTGTGAGCGCTTCACTCAGGATGACAGACGAGGGGGGTCATGCGCGCGACCCCACCCCCCTGTCATTCTGAGGGAGCCGCCTGCTCCAGCGTCGGCCCAGCACACCACACTCCTTGCGGCGACCGAAGAATCTAGCCTGCGCCGGGCCGTGACTCGCCCCTCACGCCATCGCCTCGGCACGCGCAGTAGATCCTTCGTTCGCGCCAGAGGGTAGCGCACGGGCGAGGTCGGTGAAGCGCTTCACTCAGGATGACAGAAGGGGGTGCTGCGCGCGGCCCCATCCTCTCCTCTGTCATTCTGAGGG
Proteins encoded in this region:
- a CDS encoding alanine racemase, with translation MTLDDLETPAALVDVERMGANLRRAAEYCRTHGLDWRPHAKTHKTPELAAEQVRLGAIGVTVATPREAEVMATAVDDILLAYPPFGASKLERLMRLPEHVRLTVGLDSAEALDALAEAARRAGRTTGVLVELDAGMGRVGLGSPEHAVELARRASETPGVEYRGIMFYPGHIRGPVAEQDEALAALDARLAERIAALSDAGLRPRVVSGGSTPTFWRSHEVAGITELRPGTNIFNDRTTAEIGACAWDECAYTVLATVVSTAVAGQAVVDAGSKALAKEELRATGGGYGALLEHPEVVVKSVSEEHGLLDLSATDWRPRVGDRVRIVPNHVCVSVNLQERLWGVRGGEVAAEWEIAGRGRAPWVARAQAAAAG
- a CDS encoding thioesterase family protein, whose translation is MNLILRLFYVLLSGMRGARLQPLDESVVKFRVFPNDLDTNLHMNNGRYLTLMDLGRLDLLVRLGVVREVRRRRWNPVVASLAIRYRRSLAPWQSYELRTRLVGWDDRWFFMEQRFTRGGQTMAVAMVKALFVGPDGRVAPQELVDATGYDVVPPEIPESIRRWEDAEDDLLEQRELATRDG